From Pseudomonas sp. G2-4:
GCCTGCTGGAACGCAACCAGTACCAGGTCAGCGAAGCCGGTTCAGTGCAGGAAGCACAAGAGCGTTTCAGCATCCCAACGTTTGACCTCATCGTCAGCGACCTGCGTCTGCCCGGCGCCCCCGGCACCGAGTTGATCAAGCTTGGCCAAGGCACGCCGGTGCTGATCATGACCAGTTACGCCAGCCTGCGCTCGGCCGTCGACTCCATGAAAATGGGCGCCGTGGACTACATCGCCAAGCCCTTCGATCACGACGAGATGCTCCAGGCCGTGGCCCGCATCCTGCGCGACCGACAGACGGCAACCGGCAACACGGCGGAACCCGCGGGCAAGACTGCGGCTGCGGCGAAAGCCGGCGCCAGCAACCATAATGGCGAAATCGGCATCATCGGTTCCTGCCCGCCCATGCAGGACCTGTACAGCAAGATCCGCAAAGTGGCGCCGACTGATTCCAATGTCCTGGTTCAGGGCGAGTCCGGTACCGGTAAGGAACTGGTGGCCCGGGCACTGCATAACCTCTCTCGCCGGGCCAAGGCGCCGATGATCTCGGTGAACTGCGCGGCGATCCCGGAAAGCCTGATCGAGTCCGAACTGTTCGGTCACGAGAAAGGAGCGTTTACCGGCGCCAGTGCCGGGCGTGCCGGGCTGGTGGAAGCGGCGGACGGTGGCACGCTGTTCCTTGATGAAATCGGCGAACTGCCGCTGGAAGCCCAGGCACGCTTGCTGCGTGTACTTCAGGAAGGCGAAATCCGCCGGGTCGGCTCGGTGCAGTCGCAGAAGGTCGACGTACGCCTGATCGCGGCCACCCACCGTGACCTCAAGAGCCTGGCGAAGATCGGCCAGTTCCGTGAAGACCTTTACTACCGTCTACACGTCATCGCCTTGAAGCTGCCAGCCCTGCGCGAGCGCGGCGCGGACGTCAACGAAATCGCCAATGCCTTCCTCGCTCGCCAGAGCGCCCGGGTCAACCGCACCGACCTGACGTTTGCCCCGGACGCCGAGCAGGCGATTCGTCATTACGCTTGGCCGGGTAACGTCCGAGAGTTGGAGAATGCGGTGGAGCGAGCGGTGATCCTGTGCGAGAGCCCGGAGATCTCCGCCGATCTGCTGGGCATCGACATCGAGCTCAGCGATCTGGACGATGAGGAATTCATCGGTCTGGCCCCGCAACAGGGCGCGGCCAACAACACCAGCCATGAGCCCACCGAAGATCTGTCACTGGAAGACTACTTCCAGCATTTCGTCCTGGAACACCAGGACCACATGACCGAGACCGAACTGGCACGCAAGCTGGGCGTGAGCCGCAAATGCCTGTGGGAACGCCGCCAGCGCCTGGGCATTCCACGACGCAAGACAGGGGTGGCCAGCGAAAGCTGACTGTGTGGGAGCGAGCTTGCTCGCGATAGCGGTGTGTCAGTCGCCCCATCGGCAAGCTGATCCCCCATCGCGAGCAAGCTCGCTCCCACAGTGAATGTGAAAAAACTGTTACCTCAGTTTTTTCACGTAACAGAAGCCGGGGTTTACGGTAACGAAACCCCGGCTTTTTTTCGCCCCGGAAAAACCGCTATAAGCCTAGAAGCCCCGGTTTTACTGGGCTTTTAAAAAGTTGGCACGCACCCTGCTATAGCTTTGGTACAAGAACAATAACAAGCAATGCACAAGACAATAAAAATAAGACGAATCGACTCACGCACAATAAAAACAAGACGGCGAGAGGCGCAGCTAACTGATTCTTTTGGAGAGGCGTTGTATTTGGGGCTTGCCCCACAACCAGGCCGAGAACAATAAAAACTGTCTCAAGACAGGTGCCTGAACTGGTTGGATCGATTGATCACTGCAACACAGCGACCAAAGCAATCCGTTTGCTCTTGACTCCCGATTGGGAGGGTCACAAAGGAAAATCCTTGTGGCGCGGGCACTCAACAAAAACAAGAAGCCCGAAACCAATAATAAAAATAGAGCACGTAACTCATTCTGGGGGAGCTTCGGCTCCCCTTGTGGTTTCTGTCATTCCCCTTCCCTGAAGCCTACAAAGCTTGTCGCTTACAGCTTGCAGCTCAAAACTGCTCGGTCCTACACCATCCCTCGACTAAATGCTAGAATCCCCGCCCATCATGCGGTCATTCTTCGTTTTTGGCCGAATATTCCTTCAAACAGTGCATCCCATGCTGAAGAAGCTGTTCCAGTCATTCCGTTCTCCCTTGCGTCGTACGCAACACATTCGCAGCACGCCTGAAGTGCTCAACAGCGGCCAGCATTCCCTGCAAAAGGCCCAGTTCAGCCGTTATGCAGTGAACATTGTCGAACGCCTGCAGAATGCCGGTTACCAGGCTTACCTGGTCGGCGGTTGCGTGCGCGACATGCTGCTCAACATCACACCCAAGGATTTCGACGTCGCCACCAGCGCCACGCCGGAACAGATACGGGCCGAATTTCGCAATGCGCGGATCATTGGCCGGCGCTTCAAGCTGGTCCATATCCACTTCGGTCGCGAAATCATCGAAGTGGCGACATTCCGCGCCAATCACCCGCAAAACGATGAAGAAGAAGACAGCAACCAGTCTTCTCGCAACGAGAGCGGGCGCATCCTGCGCGATAACGTCTATGGCTCGCTGGAAGAAGACGCGCAACGCCGCGACTTCACCATCAACGCCCTGTATTACGATCCAGTCAGCGAGCGCATCCTCGATTACGCCAACGGCGTACATGACATCCGCAATCGCCTGATCCGCCTGATTGGCGATCCGAAGCAACGTTACCAGGAAGACCCGGTACGGATGCTGCGGGCCGTACGTTTCGCCGCCAAGCTGGATTTCGGTATCGAAAAACACAGCGCTGCGCCGATTCGTGAATTGGCGCCAATGCTGCGGGAGATCCCTTCGGCTCGCCTGTTCGAAGAAGTGCTCAAGCTGTTCCTGTCGGGCCACGCGGCGGACACCTTCGAGATGCTGGTGGACCTGCAGCTGTTCGACCCGCTGTTCCCAGCCAGCGCCGAGGCGCTGGAGCACAACCCGACCTACACCCACACGCTGATCAGCGACGCGTTGATCAACACCGATCTGCGCATCAAGCAGAACAAACCGGTGACCCCGGCCTTCCTGTTCGCCGCCCTGCTCTGGCCTGCCCTGCCGGCCCGGGTCCTGCGTCTGCAGGAACGTGGCATGCCACCGATTCCAGCGATGCAGGAAGCGGCCCACGAGTTGATCAGCGAACAGTGCCAGCGCATCGCGATTCCAAAACGCTTTACCATGCCGATCCGCGAGATCTGGGACATGCAGGAACGCCTGCCACGGCGCAGCGGCAAACGTGCCGACCTGTTGCTGGACAACCCGCGCTTCCGTGCCGGCTACGACTTCCTGCTGTTGCGCGAAAGCGCTGGCGAGGAGACCGATGGCCTGGGTGAATGGTGGACCGATTATCAGGACGCCAACGAAAGCGAGCGCCGCGACATGATTCGTGAGCTCAGCGGCAAGGACGACGGCGCCAGCGGCCCGCGCAAGCGTCGCCGCAGCAGCGGCGCCAAGCGTAAACGCGCCGGCGCGCCGAGCGCTTCGGGCGAGTAATCGATGGAACGCATCTACATCGGCCTGGGCAGCAACCTGGCCGAACCCAGCGAACAGTTGCGCAGTGCCATCCAGGCACTGGCGCAACTGCCCGACACCCAGCTGGCCGGCGTTTCAGCGTTCTATCAAAGCGATTCCCTGCTGCCCGGCCAGCCGCGCTACACCAACGCGGTGGCAGCGCTGGACAGCCAACTGGCGCCGCTGGACCTGCTCGATGCGCTGCAAGCCATCGAAACCGGACAAGGCCGTGAACGCCTGGAGCGTTGGGGCCCGCGCACGCTGGACCTGGATATTCTGCTGTTTGGCGATCGCCTGATCGACGAGCCCCGCCTCAAAGTCCCCCACTACCATATGCAGGCCCGGGCCTTCGTGTTGTATCCCCTGGCGGAACTGGCGCCCACCGACCTGCGCCTGGCCGATGGGCGCCGGCTCAAGGATCTGCTTGCCGCGTGCCCGTTTGCCGGCCTGGAACGCCTGCCCTCCCACTGACGAAGACCATCCCCTGTTCCGGTACCGGACAGTCATATTCGGGACGCTCTCCCGGGCTGAAACGCATCAGTCATCCCGGTAACACCCGTCGGTAACACATCCAATTGACTTCCCGGCAGCGCCTCACGACTATAGGCGTCCCGTAGCCGCCAACGCGGCGTTAAAGGGCGCAATCCAGGCCTTACAAGCACCACGCATAGAGGGTGCGCCTGTATAAATGACGATTCATGCGCGTTACTCGCAGTAGCTCAAGAGCGCCTAATGAGGACTTTTTCATGCCAGCTATTACCCTGACCACGCTGCAAGGTCTCAAGCAAAAAGGTGAGAAAATCGCCATGCTGACCTGCTATGACGCAACCTTCGCCCATGCCTGCAACGAGGCGGGTGTCGAAGTGCTGCTGGTGGGCGATTCCCTCGGCATGGTGCTGCAAGGTCACGACAGCACGCTGCCAGTGACCACCGCCGAGATGGCCTACCACGTGGCTGCCGTCAAACGCGGTAACACCGATGCGCTGATCCTCGCCGACCTGCCTTTCATGGCCTACGCCACCCTCGAACAAACCATGACCAACAGTGCCATGCTGATGCAGGCCGGCGCCCACATGGTCAAGGTCGAAGGTGCGTTGTGGCTGGCCGATTCGATTCGGCTGCTGGCCGAGCGCGGTATCCCGGTGTGCGCGCACCTGGGCCTGACCCCCCAGGCGGTGAACATTCTCGGGGGCTACAAAGTCCAGGGCCGCAATGAGAACCAGGCCCGGCAGATGCGCGCCGATGCGATTGCCCTGGAACAGGCTGGCGCCGCGATGTTGCTGCTCGAATGTGTGCCCAGCGAGCTGGCGGAAGAAATCACCCAGGCGGTAAAGATCCCGGTGATCGGGATCGGCGCCGGCAGCGCCACCGATGGCCAGGTACTGGTCCTGCACGACATGCTCGGGCTGTCGATCACCGGTCGCGTGCCCAAGTTCGTGAAGAACTTCATGATCGGACAACCCTCCATCCAGGCGGCCCTGAGCGCCTATGTCACTGAAGTCAAAGCGACGACCTTCCCAGGCGTCGAACACGGATTCTCTGCATGAACACCGTCAAAACCGTACGTGAACTGCGGGCCGCCGTGGCCCACGCCCGCGGCGAAGGCAAACGCATCGCTTTCGTACCGACCATGGGCAACCTGCACAGCGGCCATGTCGCGCTGGTCACCAAGGCAGCGCAACGGGCCGACTTCGTGGTCGCAAGCATTTTCGTCAATCCGCTGCAATTCGGCGCCGGCGAAGACCTGGACAAATACCCCCGCACCCTCGCGGCCGACCAGGAGAAACTGCTCCAGGCCGGCTGCCAGCTGCTGTTCGCCCCCAGCGTCGAGGAGATGTACCCCGACGGCATGGCCGGACAGACACGGGTCAGCGTCCCGCAGTTGTCCGAAGGCCTGTGCGGCGCCAGTCGCCCCGGGCATTTCGAGGGCGTGGCGACGGTGGTCAGCAAATTGTTCAACATGGTCCAGCCCGACCTGGCGGTGTTTGGCCAGAAAGACTTCCAGCAACTGGCGGTGATTCGGGCGCTGGTCCATGACCTGAACATGCCGATCCAGATCATCGGCGAACCCACCGTGCGCGCCGAGGATGGCCTGGCGCTGTCGTCGCGCAACGGCTTCCTCAGCCCTGAGCAGCGCGCCGTTGCGCCCTTGGTCTACCGCAGCCTGAGCCAGATTGCCGAGACGATCCGCCAGGGACAGCGGGATTTCCCGGCGTTGGTTGCCGAGCAGATCAGGCACCTCGAAGCTGCCGGCCTGCGTCCCGATTATCTGGAAGTCCGTCACGCCAAGACCTTGCGTCCGGCCACGAGCGAAGACCGCGATCTGGTGATTCTGATAGCGGCATTCCTGGGCACCACGCGGTTGATCGACAACCTGCACCTGGACCTTGACGCATCCGTCTGAACGTCGCCAATCAAGCTGAAGGAAACCCTCATGCACGCCATCATGCTCAAGGCCAAGCTGCACCGCGC
This genomic window contains:
- the panC gene encoding pantoate--beta-alanine ligase — its product is MNTVKTVRELRAAVAHARGEGKRIAFVPTMGNLHSGHVALVTKAAQRADFVVASIFVNPLQFGAGEDLDKYPRTLAADQEKLLQAGCQLLFAPSVEEMYPDGMAGQTRVSVPQLSEGLCGASRPGHFEGVATVVSKLFNMVQPDLAVFGQKDFQQLAVIRALVHDLNMPIQIIGEPTVRAEDGLALSSRNGFLSPEQRAVAPLVYRSLSQIAETIRQGQRDFPALVAEQIRHLEAAGLRPDYLEVRHAKTLRPATSEDRDLVILIAAFLGTTRLIDNLHLDLDASV
- a CDS encoding polynucleotide adenylyltransferase PcnB, with protein sequence MLKKLFQSFRSPLRRTQHIRSTPEVLNSGQHSLQKAQFSRYAVNIVERLQNAGYQAYLVGGCVRDMLLNITPKDFDVATSATPEQIRAEFRNARIIGRRFKLVHIHFGREIIEVATFRANHPQNDEEEDSNQSSRNESGRILRDNVYGSLEEDAQRRDFTINALYYDPVSERILDYANGVHDIRNRLIRLIGDPKQRYQEDPVRMLRAVRFAAKLDFGIEKHSAAPIRELAPMLREIPSARLFEEVLKLFLSGHAADTFEMLVDLQLFDPLFPASAEALEHNPTYTHTLISDALINTDLRIKQNKPVTPAFLFAALLWPALPARVLRLQERGMPPIPAMQEAAHELISEQCQRIAIPKRFTMPIREIWDMQERLPRRSGKRADLLLDNPRFRAGYDFLLLRESAGEETDGLGEWWTDYQDANESERRDMIRELSGKDDGASGPRKRRRSSGAKRKRAGAPSASGE
- a CDS encoding sigma-54 dependent transcriptional regulator; translation: MPHILIVEDETIIRSALRRLLERNQYQVSEAGSVQEAQERFSIPTFDLIVSDLRLPGAPGTELIKLGQGTPVLIMTSYASLRSAVDSMKMGAVDYIAKPFDHDEMLQAVARILRDRQTATGNTAEPAGKTAAAAKAGASNHNGEIGIIGSCPPMQDLYSKIRKVAPTDSNVLVQGESGTGKELVARALHNLSRRAKAPMISVNCAAIPESLIESELFGHEKGAFTGASAGRAGLVEAADGGTLFLDEIGELPLEAQARLLRVLQEGEIRRVGSVQSQKVDVRLIAATHRDLKSLAKIGQFREDLYYRLHVIALKLPALRERGADVNEIANAFLARQSARVNRTDLTFAPDAEQAIRHYAWPGNVRELENAVERAVILCESPEISADLLGIDIELSDLDDEEFIGLAPQQGAANNTSHEPTEDLSLEDYFQHFVLEHQDHMTETELARKLGVSRKCLWERRQRLGIPRRKTGVASES
- the panB gene encoding 3-methyl-2-oxobutanoate hydroxymethyltransferase; the encoded protein is MPAITLTTLQGLKQKGEKIAMLTCYDATFAHACNEAGVEVLLVGDSLGMVLQGHDSTLPVTTAEMAYHVAAVKRGNTDALILADLPFMAYATLEQTMTNSAMLMQAGAHMVKVEGALWLADSIRLLAERGIPVCAHLGLTPQAVNILGGYKVQGRNENQARQMRADAIALEQAGAAMLLLECVPSELAEEITQAVKIPVIGIGAGSATDGQVLVLHDMLGLSITGRVPKFVKNFMIGQPSIQAALSAYVTEVKATTFPGVEHGFSA
- the folK gene encoding 2-amino-4-hydroxy-6-hydroxymethyldihydropteridine diphosphokinase → MERIYIGLGSNLAEPSEQLRSAIQALAQLPDTQLAGVSAFYQSDSLLPGQPRYTNAVAALDSQLAPLDLLDALQAIETGQGRERLERWGPRTLDLDILLFGDRLIDEPRLKVPHYHMQARAFVLYPLAELAPTDLRLADGRRLKDLLAACPFAGLERLPSH